One stretch of Paenibacillus sp. AN1007 DNA includes these proteins:
- a CDS encoding LysR family transcriptional regulator, whose amino-acid sequence MEFRQLQYTLQIAAERNFSRAAEKLHIAQPSLSQQLSKLEKELGVLLFQRNTSTVELTHAGVTFVEQAQKIVDAMELLRQEMSDISQLRKGKVVVGSMPITGSHLLPHVLPAFQQAYPDIEVTLLEDSGITLEKLTASGKADLSLLSLPLQEPSLSYVKIGEERIDLAVPPNHPLAQRGTPGHLEPVRIDELRDEPFVVLKKGQGFRKLTFDLCEQAGFDPQVVFESTNIETLQSLVATGMGITLVPRFIARAPRSEFVPVYVPLADPAPSRTLVVAYRQGRVLSKAAEAFIKTFQQTVTELSKADMVSG is encoded by the coding sequence ATGGAATTCAGACAACTTCAATATACGCTGCAGATTGCAGCCGAACGGAACTTTTCACGGGCCGCGGAGAAACTGCACATTGCCCAGCCATCCCTCAGTCAGCAGCTGTCCAAGTTGGAAAAGGAACTGGGCGTACTGCTGTTTCAACGGAATACGAGCACGGTTGAGCTGACTCACGCAGGCGTTACTTTTGTGGAGCAGGCCCAGAAGATTGTGGATGCCATGGAACTGCTGCGCCAGGAGATGTCGGATATTTCACAGCTTCGAAAAGGCAAGGTTGTGGTAGGCAGTATGCCGATCACCGGCTCTCATCTGCTGCCGCATGTACTCCCGGCCTTTCAGCAAGCCTACCCTGATATTGAGGTTACACTGCTTGAGGACTCCGGTATTACACTTGAAAAATTAACCGCCAGCGGCAAAGCTGATCTCAGCCTGCTTTCTCTACCTCTGCAGGAACCCAGTTTATCTTACGTTAAAATTGGCGAGGAGCGCATTGATTTGGCTGTACCGCCCAATCACCCTTTGGCCCAGCGGGGAACACCAGGTCATCTGGAACCTGTACGTATAGATGAACTTCGCGATGAACCCTTTGTTGTACTAAAAAAAGGACAGGGCTTCCGCAAGCTGACATTTGATCTCTGCGAACAGGCTGGCTTTGACCCTCAGGTTGTTTTTGAGAGCACCAACATTGAAACCCTGCAATCGCTGGTAGCCACAGGCATGGGTATCACCTTGGTTCCCCGGTTTATCGCCCGTGCGCCGCGCAGTGAATTCGTTCCTGTTTATGTTCCCCTTGCCGATCCGGCTCCGAGCCGTACCCTCGTTGTTGCTTACCGTCAAGGGAGAGTACTTTCCAAAGCAGCAGAAGCCTTCATCAAAACATTTCAACAAACCGTGACCGAACTGTCCAAGGCTGATATGGTATCGGGATAA